The Centroberyx gerrardi isolate f3 chromosome 19, fCenGer3.hap1.cur.20231027, whole genome shotgun sequence genome has a segment encoding these proteins:
- the tmem42b gene encoding transmembrane protein 42 translates to MFPGVFYALLAGFLGAVASSSAKLSLGADYLKGVCETGLRTWGEQRKFRQADETTACDWLHIPLRLLCGGLLFTCNAVMWTFLSKALRYSSSSTRATVTTTASNFVSSAFLGQLIFGETQITLWWVGISLTFSGLLVLQRASPQDGYQSAVAKRDE, encoded by the exons ATGTTCCCCGGAGTTTTCTATGCACTGCTGGCGGGCTTCCTGGGCGCCGTGGCGTCGTCGTCGGCCAAACTGTCTCTCGGCGCCGACTACCTGAAAGGGGTTTGTGAAACCGGACTCCGGACGTGGGGAGAGCAGCGGAAATTTAGACAAGCGGACGAAACTACCGCCTGTGACTGG CTCCACATCCCTCTGAGGCTGCTGTGCGGCGGGCTGCTCTTCACCTGCAATGCTGTGATGTGGACCTTCCTCTCCAAGGCGCTCAggtattcctcctcctccacccgaGCCACTGTGACCACCACCGCCTCCAACTTCGTATCTTCC GCTTTCTTGGGCCAGTTGATCTTCGGGGAAACCCAGATAACGTTGTGGTGGGTGGGGATCTCCCTGACCTTCTCTGGCCTGCTGGTACTGCAGAGAGCCTCGCCGCAGGATGGATACCAGAGCGCAGTGGCCAAGAGGGACGAATAA